The Natranaerobius trueperi region CCTTTTTTGCCTTGTTTAAGAAATAATCAGTCATGCCAGTTTCTTTTATTAGATAAACTAATTTTTCTCTGTCTTGTCCCATTAAATTATCTAAATATGGCTTTAAAAAACTCCATAAATCAAAGTAATCACCCTTCATCTTTTTAGCGGCTTCACTAACAGAAATTTCGTCAGCTAGATAACTGTATAATACAGTTTCCCAAGCGTTACTCTTTTTCTGATATGCATGTTCTTTTACCCACAGTAGATAATGATTAATTAAAACAAACAACAACAAACTGACAATCGAAATTATCATCACTATAATTACTACTATCAAGAGATTGAACATAGTCATTGTTAATATTCTCCTAGCAGCTTTTTTAGTCTTATCATTAATTCTTCTGGTCTAAAGGGTTTTGTTAAGTAATCATTTGCCCCTGCTTTTAAACCTTCTAGAATATCTTGTTCTTGGCTTTTTGCCGATAAAATTAATATCGGTGGCTCTTTATGATTCTCCCGTACTTTTTTTAAAACCTGCATTCCACCCAGAACGGGTAGAAATAAATCAAGAATGATAGCATCATAACTGATGTCTTTTTCAAAAAACATTTCAAGAGCTTTTTCCCCATCTGTTGCAATATCAACTTTAAAATTTGCTTTTTCTAATTTA contains the following coding sequences:
- a CDS encoding response regulator transcription factor, yielding MESTRHILLVEDESSMYKLISFKLEKANFKVDIATDGEKALEMFFEKDISYDAIILDLFLPVLGGMQVLKKVRENHKEPPILILSAKSQEQDILEGLKAGANDYLTKPFRPEELMIRLKKLLGEY